A genomic window from Populus alba chromosome 19, ASM523922v2, whole genome shotgun sequence includes:
- the LOC118056601 gene encoding uncharacterized protein, producing MDSLEEKVSVFFHEDFADESSGCSMEEEDDYVSDNNLHDPMERALYWESQDALLQGVLERYSSIGSKLRQEVSRVIGVAKESDFCNCMKPTDGCTSCLRQRVVNLLTQKGFEASLCTSKWKNTRKHPGGKHEYVEIIAGTVGRKKPIPYLIELEFRDQFEIAKASDEYRNLVALLPEYYVGKADYLNAIVGILCDAAKRSMKEKKIHMGPWRKRSFMQMKWSNCSERRSVDKSSGKSFPSSRQAHESCLHLSAAPALTVT from the exons ATGGACAGCCTTGAAGAGAAGGTTTCTGTGTTCTTTCATGAAGATTTTGCTGATGAGTCGTCTGGTTGCTCTATGGAGGAAGAAGACGACTACGTGTCTGACAACAACTTGCACGACCCCATGGAAAGAGCCTTGTATTGGGAATCACAAGACGCCTTGCTTCag GGAGTTTTGGAGCGCTATAGCTCTATAGGCTCAAAGTTAAGGCAAGAGGTTAGCAGAGTTATAGGGGTAGCAAAAGAGAGTGATTTTTGCAATTGCATGAAGCCCACTGATGGCTGCACCAGCTGCTTGAGACAAAGGGTTGTCAATTTGCTCACCCAAAAGGGATTCGAAGCATCTCTTTGCACATCGAAGTGGAAAAACACCAGAAAGCATCCTGGAG gaaaacacGAGTACGTCGAGATAATTGCAGGCACAGTGGGACGCAAGAAGCCAATCCCATATCTGATTGAGCTTGAATTCAGAGACCAGTTTGAGATTGCCAAGGCAAGTGATGAATACCGCAATCTTGTGGCACTACTGCCAGAATACTACGTGGGGAAAGCTGACTACCTCAATGCCATTGTTGGCATTCTTTGTGATGCAGCAAAGAGATcaatgaaggagaagaaaatccATATGGGTCCATGGAGAAAGAGGAGCTTCATGCAGATGAAATGGTCAAATTGTTCGGAAAGACGATCTGTTGACAAGTCTTCAGGCAAATCTTTTCCCTCGTCAAGACAAGCACATGAATCCTGCTTGCACTTGTCTGCTGCTCCAGCTTTGACTGTCACTTGA
- the LOC118056600 gene encoding uncharacterized protein produces the protein MSAISNIMTCGGRREPAVNCIDKKNLDFGLNWRATSSRTRISMPFQKNEFQLGTEGKSSRGNKEKRSIRMALVDERVVYGRDTAGRPAVLAYDLVQVPLVKWGSVTGKSKPDPPTAVLLHGILGSRKNWGTFTRRLAQEFPAWQFLLVDLRCHGDSASIRKRGPHTVASTAFDVLKLVAQLRITPRVLIGHSFGGKVALSMVEQAAKPLAQSVRVWSLDATPGKVRAGGDGEDHPAELISFIRKLPKEVFSKRDIVNALIQEGFSKDIAQWVVTNLKTNGPPGSPSSSFSWMFDLDGISEMYQSYEETNLWKFVENLPQGVHVNFLKAERSLHRWALEDLQRIHAAEDLAAEEGAGVEMHVLEDAGHWVHADNPDGLFRILSSSFQGFKA, from the exons ATGTCAGCAATTTCTAATATCATGACGTGCGGTGGTCGCCGTGAACCCGCCGTTAATTGCATTGACAAGAAGAACTTAGATTTCGGTTTAAATTGGAGAGCCACCTCCTCTAGAACCAGGATTTCAATGCCGTTTCAG aaaaacgaATTCCAGTTAGGTACCGAGGGTAAATCAAGTAGAGGgaataaagaaaagaggagCATACGGATGGCATTGGTAGATGAGAGGGTCGTTTACGGAAGAGATACGGCCGGCCGGCCTGCTGTCTTG GCATATGATCTTGTTCAAGTACCACTT GTAAAATGGGGTTCTGTGACGGGTAAATCAAAGCCGGATCCACCAACAGCCGTGCTTCTGCATGGAATTTTAGGCAGCAGGAAGAACTGGG GAACCTTTACACGGAGATTGGCACAAGAATTTCCAGCATGGCag TTTCTTTTGGTTGACCTGCGGTGCCACGGTGATTCAGCATCAATCAGAAAGAGGGGGCCCCACACTGTTGCCTCAACTgcttttgatgtgttaaagctA GTTGCACAGCTTAGAATAACACCTCGTGTTTTAATTGGGCACAGCTTTGGTGGAAAAG TTGCCTTGAGTATGGTGGAACAAGCTGCAAAGCCTCTTGCCCAATCTGTAAGA GTTTGGTCTCTAGATGCTACTCCTGGAAAAGTTAGGGCTGGTGGAGATGGAGAAGACCATCCTGCAgaactaatatcttttataagGAAACTACCAAAGGAG GTCTTCTCAAAGCGAGATATTGTCAATGCTCTTATACAAGAAGGGTTTTCTAAGGATATTGCACAG TGGGTGGTGACTAATCTTAAAACAAATGGCCCTCCTGGTTCGCCATCATCAAGTTTCTCTTGGATGTTTGACCTCGATGGAATTTCTGAAATGTACCAATCATATGAAGAAACAAATTTGTG gaaatttgttgaaaatttgCCTCAAGGTGTGCatgtaaattttttgaaagcagaGAGGAGCTTGCACCGGTGGGCCCTTGAAGATCTCCAGAGAATTCATGCTGCTGAAGATCTGGCTGCTGAGGAGGGAGCTGGAGTTGAAATGCATGTCCTTGAAGATGCTGGCCACTGG GTACACGCCGATAACCCGGACGGGCTCTTCAGGATCCTTTCATCATCATTCCAGGGCTTCAAAGCCTGA
- the LOC118056599 gene encoding pentatricopeptide repeat-containing protein At1g71490 yields MPSSSPRFVLRGLSVSQIKKCIPKQGKQSAIAVGVQSNYPVVETEASNNVSMIDNLFNSLKDLARKGHLLKAFETLSLIKLHASSANRDVILHSISSLLYSCTNLKSLPQGKQLHAHTISLGFENHLVLVPKLVTFYSSFSLLADAHIITVNSDIVNPLPWNLLISSYVNNGLHGEALSTYREMVHKGVRPDDFTYPSVLKACGEKLDLDFGREVHESINAAYGHRWNLYVHNSLVSMYGKFGELDAARRLFNQMPERDAVSWNGIISNYASRGMWKEAFELFEEMRLASAEVNIITWNTIAGGCVQTRNFKGALELLSQMRMCGIDLDPVAMIIGLGACSHIGAIKLGTVIHASAIRSCFDGFNNVRNALITMYSRCKDLRHADILFKSIKTKSLTTWNSMLSGYTHMDRSEEASFLFREMLFSGIEPNYVTIASILPHCARVANLQQGKEFHCYIMRREGFEDYLLLWNSLVEMYARSGKVLSAKRVFDSLRRRDKVTYTSLIAGYGIQGEGKTALKLFDEMIKHRIKPDQVTMVAVLSACSHSGLVTEGNVLFEKMSTLYGIVPAVEHFSCMVDLFGRAGLLNKAKKVITSMPYRPTTAMWATLVGACRIHGNTEIGEWAAEKLLEMKPENPGYYVLIANMHAAAGRWSKLAEVRTYMRDLGVRKAPGCTWVDVGSGFSPFVVGDTSKHNSNDLYELLEGLTDLMKDAGYVAGENFSSEDEVLEEIECCNL; encoded by the coding sequence ATGCCTTCTTCTTCTCCGCGTTTTGTGTTAAGAGGACTTTCTgtaagtcaaataaaaaaatgcataccTAAACAAGGGAAACAAAGTGCCATAGCAGTAGGTGTTCAAAGCAATTACCCTGTTGTAGAAACGGAGGCATCTAACAATGTTTCTATGATAGATAACCTTTTTAATTCTCTCAAAGACCTTGCAAGGAAGGGACATTTATTAAAAGCATTTGAAACCCTCTCTCTGATCAAGCTCCATGCCTCTTCAGCTAATCGTGATGTTATCTTACATTCAATTTCTTCATTGCTTTACTCTTGTACCAACCTTAAATCACTCCCGCAGGGTAAACAGCTCCATGCCCACACCATCTCTTTGGGATTTGAAAATCATCTCGTTTTGGTTCCCAAGCTTGTCACATTTTACTCAAGCTTCAGTCTCCTAGCTGATGCGCACATCATCACTGTGAATTCAGATATTGTGAACCCTTTGCCTTGGAACTTGCTTATCTCTTCCTATGTTAACAATGGGTTACATGGAGAGGCGCTTTCAACATATAGAGAAATGGTACATAAAGGGGTCAGACCTGATGATTTCACTTATCCATCAGTCCTTAAGGCTTGTGGTGAAAAATTGGATCTGGACTTTGGGAGGGAGGTACATGAGTCTATTAATGCTGCCTATGGGCACAGATGGAACCTGTACGTGCATAATTCCTTGGTTTCCATGTATGGAAAATTTGGGGAATTGGATGCTGCTCGTCGCTTATTTAATCAAATGccagaaagagatgctgtttcTTGGAACGGAATAATCAGTAATTATGCCTCCAGGGGCATGTGGAAGGAAGCATTTGAACTGTTTGAAGAAATGAGACTAGCAAGCGCAGAAGTGAATATTATAACTTGGAACACCATAGCAGGAGGGTGTGTACAGACAAGAAATTTTAAAGGGGCACTTGAGTTGCTTTCTCAGATGAGAATGTGTGGCATCGATTTGGATCCAGTGGCAATGATTATTGGCTTAGGTGCATGTTCACACATTGGGGCCATTAAGTTAGGAACAGTGATTCATGCTTCTGCAATTCGTAGTTGTTTCGATGGATTTAATAATGTAAGAAATGCACTGATAACCATGTATTCACGGTGTAAAGACCTCAGGCATGCtgacattttatttaaatcaattaaaactaaGAGCTTAACTACTTGGAACTCCATGCTTTCTGGTTATACTCACATGGACCGATCTGAGGAAGCCTCGTTCCTGTTCAGGGAGATGCTGTTTTCTGGGATTGAACCTAATTATGTGACTATTGCAAGCATTCTTCCCCATTGTGCTCGAGTGGCAAATTTACAACAAGGGAAGGAGTTCCATTGTTATATTATGAGGCGAGAAGGGTTTGAGGACTATTTATTGCTTTGGAATTCCCTCGTTGAGATGTATGCAAGATCTGGAAAGGTTTTATCAGCAAAAAGAGTGTTTGACTCATTGAGAAGGAGGGATAAAGTGACTTACACCTCCTTGATTGCTGGGTATGGTATACAGGGAGAGGGGAAGACTGCACTAaaattgtttgatgaaatgatCAAACATCGGATTAAACCAGACCAGGTCACCATGGTGGCAGTTCTATCTGCGTGTAGCCATTCTGGTCTAGTAACTGAAGGAAACGTGTTGTTTGAAAAGATGTCAACTCTCTATGGGATAGTTCCCGCAGTAGAGCACTTTTCATGCATGGTTGATCTCTTTGGGAGAGCTGGATTGTTAAATAAAGCAAAGAAAGTAATTACCAGTATGCCTTACAGGCCAACCACTGCTATGTGGGCCACTCTTGTAGGCGCCTGCCGGATCCATGGAAACACAGAGATAGGGGAATGGGCAGCTGAGAAATTGCTGGAAATGAAGCCTGAAAATCCAGGTTACTATGTGTTGATTGCGAATATGCATGCTGCTGCTGGTCGTTGGAGCAAGCTGGCAGAAGTCAGGACTTACATGAGGGATTTAGGTGTGAGGAAGGCCCCTGGATGTACCTGGGTTGATGTCGGCTCTGGATTCTCCCCCTTTGTGGTTGGTGACACTTCCAAACACAACTCAAATGATCTTTACGAATTGTTGGAGGGGTTGACTGATCTAATGAAAGATGCCGGTTATGTTGCCGGAGAAAATTTTAGTTCCGAAGATGAAGTATTGGAGGAGATAGAATGCTGCAACTTGTGA
- the LOC118056602 gene encoding uncharacterized protein isoform X1, with translation MLMSSTASSFFSSKPLPLHRIPTLSRPQLISTQHANIFTSSSKAWASKTPIKASSSENQTVTVAPSVESASDVVRSFYEGINGHDLDSVEELIAENCVYEDLIFPRPFVGRKAILEFFNKFIDTVSKDLQFVIDDISNEDSFAVGVTWHLEWKGKSFPFSKGCSFYRLDAVNGKRQIIYGRDSVEPAVKPGEAALVAIRGVTWLLQRFPQLADQL, from the exons ATGCTGATGAGCTCCACCGcatcatctttcttttcttcaaaaccTCTTCCCCTTCACAGGATTCCCACTCTATCTCGTCCCCAGCTCATCTCCACTCAACATGCTAACATTTTCACCTCTAGCAGCAAGGCATGGGCTTCAAAGACCCCAATCAAAGCCTCCTCATCAGAAAATCAAACGGTCACCGTTGCACCATCCGTGGAATCTGCATCAGATGTCGTGAGGAGCTTCTATGAAGGAATCAACGGCCATGATTTGGACTCCGTGGAGGAGCTTATTGCCGAGAATTGTGTGTACGAGGACCTTATCTTTCCTCGTCCATTCGTTGGTCGCAAG GCAATACTGGAGTTCTTCAACAAGTTCATTGATACTGTAAGCAAAGACCTCCAGTTTGTGATTGATGATATCTCTAACGAGGATTCCTTTGCGGTCGGAGTTACATGGCATTTAG AATGGAAGGGCAAGTCTTTCCCATTTAGCAAAGGATGCAGCTTTTATCGGCTAGATGCTGTGAATGGCAAGAGGCAAATAAT TTATGGACGAGACAGTGTTGAGCCTGCAGTCAAGCCTGGGGAGGCAGCTTTG GTTGCTATCAGGGGTGTAACTTGGCTGCTGCAGCGATTTCCTCAATTAGCAGACCAGCTGTGA
- the LOC118056602 gene encoding uncharacterized protein isoform X2, protein MLMSSTASSFFSSKPLPLHRIPTLSRPQLISTQHANIFTSSSKAWASKTPIKASSSENQTVTVAPSVESASDVVRSFYEGINGHDLDSVEELIAENCVYEDLIFPRPFVGRKAILEFFNKFIDTVSKDLQFVIDDISNEDSFAVGVTWHLEWKGKSFPFSKGCSFYRLDAVNGKRQIMLLSGV, encoded by the exons ATGCTGATGAGCTCCACCGcatcatctttcttttcttcaaaaccTCTTCCCCTTCACAGGATTCCCACTCTATCTCGTCCCCAGCTCATCTCCACTCAACATGCTAACATTTTCACCTCTAGCAGCAAGGCATGGGCTTCAAAGACCCCAATCAAAGCCTCCTCATCAGAAAATCAAACGGTCACCGTTGCACCATCCGTGGAATCTGCATCAGATGTCGTGAGGAGCTTCTATGAAGGAATCAACGGCCATGATTTGGACTCCGTGGAGGAGCTTATTGCCGAGAATTGTGTGTACGAGGACCTTATCTTTCCTCGTCCATTCGTTGGTCGCAAG GCAATACTGGAGTTCTTCAACAAGTTCATTGATACTGTAAGCAAAGACCTCCAGTTTGTGATTGATGATATCTCTAACGAGGATTCCTTTGCGGTCGGAGTTACATGGCATTTAG AATGGAAGGGCAAGTCTTTCCCATTTAGCAAAGGATGCAGCTTTTATCGGCTAGATGCTGTGAATGGCAAGAGGCAAATAAT GTTGCTATCAGGGGTGTAA